A section of the Mesobacillus jeotgali genome encodes:
- the speD gene encoding adenosylmethionine decarboxylase — translation METMGRHVISELWGCDFEKLNDMDFIEQTFVSAALKSGAEIREVAFHKFAPQGVSGVVIISESHLTIHSFPEHGYASIDVYTCGDLDPNIAADYIAEALSAQTRENIELPRGMGPVHVKQAQAKAL, via the coding sequence ATGGAAACAATGGGTCGTCATGTAATTTCTGAACTTTGGGGTTGCGATTTTGAAAAATTGAATGATATGGATTTTATTGAACAAACTTTCGTTTCAGCTGCGTTAAAATCAGGTGCTGAAATCCGCGAAGTGGCATTCCACAAATTTGCGCCACAAGGTGTCAGCGGTGTTGTCATCATTTCTGAATCTCATTTAACTATTCACAGCTTCCCAGAACACGGGTACGCCAGCATTGATGTTTACACTTGCGGCGATCTTGATCCTAATATTGCAGCTGACTATATTGCTGAAGCTCTTAGTGCACAAACTCGCGAGAACATCGAACTTCCGCGCGGCATGGGCCCTGTGCATGTAAAGCAGGCACAAGCTAAAGCACTATAA